In Chaetodon trifascialis isolate fChaTrf1 chromosome 23, fChaTrf1.hap1, whole genome shotgun sequence, the following proteins share a genomic window:
- the LOC139351600 gene encoding low affinity immunoglobulin gamma Fc region receptor III-A-like, giving the protein MEITPLCFVLSALSITPNRSQFFQYDDISLRCAAPTNSSSWTVRRNTSSGTFEPCEFGWGLPGESSCTIEDAYPSDSGVYWCQSEEGDCSNAVNITVTNGVILESPALPVTEGDTVTLRCSSKEKYQHEVTSNFSAAFYRNGAFIGTGPTGTMVLPAASMTDEGFYKCEHITQRGEREESPQSWLAVRVRVQPTSVPTPPPPLLSLPKMVCSILLFILYSAILAVGIYMYGRWAQARARAKRTASDQLVQE; this is encoded by the exons ATGGAGATCACGCCGCTGTGCTTCGTGCTCT CCGCTCTGAGCATCACTCCCAACAGATCTCAGTTCTTCCAGTACGACGACATCTCTCTGAGGTGTGCGGCACCGACAAACTCCAGCAGCTGGACGGTGAGAAGGAACACCTCCTCTGGGACGTTTGAGCCATGCGAGTTCGGCTGGGGGCTCCCAGGCGAGTCCTCCTGCACCATCGAGGACGCCTACCCGTCGGACAGCGGAGTGTACTGGTGTCAGTCTGAAGAGGGGGACTGCAGCAACGCCGTCAACATCACAGTGACCA ATGGTGTGATCCTGGAGAGTCCAGCACTTCCTGTGACAGAGGGAGATACAGTGACCCTTCGCTGCTCCTCCAAGGAGAAATACCAACATGAGGTCACTTCGAATTTCTCTGCTGCGTTCTACAGAAACGGCGCTTTCATCGGCACCGGGCCCACAGGAACAATGGTCCTCCCGGCGGCGTCCATGACCGACGAAGGTTTCTACAAATGTGAACACATCacccagagaggagagagagaggagtcacCGCAGAGCTGGCTGGCCGTGAGAG TCAGAGTTCAGCCTACAAGTGtccctactcctcctcctcctctcctgtctctgccCAAGATGGTGTGCTCCAtcctgctcttcatcctctacTCGGCCATACTCGCAGTGGGTATCTACATGTATGGAAGGTGGGCACAAG CTCGAGCTCGTGCAAAGAGGACAGCGTCTGATCAGCTCGTACAGGAAtga
- the LOC139351662 gene encoding uncharacterized protein, with product MDVTTLCAVIAALRVLPNRSQFFQYESVSLSCGQQGTSSDWRLKKNTSKHTNKECSTFRDGADKSRCLIEPLYPLDTGVYWCESAAGGCSDAANITVTGGSVILESPVHPVMEGDAVTLRCTTSRTSSSNLTADFYKDGLLIGSSSAGIMTIHSVSASDEGLYMCNVSEAGRSPDSWLAVRAGRPPPPNSSLRHILLPVVVACLSLVLLMLLCLWRSHKGKVDPDISYTDVIITQEVQPQRVRDVEASLTFYSTVKPGNT from the exons ATGGACGTAACGACACTGTGCGCCGTCATTG CCGCTCTGAGAGTCCTTCCCAACAGATCCCAGTTCTTCCAGTAcgagtctgtctctctgagctgTGGGCAGCAGGGGACCTCTTCAGACTGGAGGCTTAAGAAGAACACGTCCAAGCACACGAACAAAGAGTGCTCCACATTCAGGGATGGAGCAGACAAATCCCGCTGCCTCATCGAGCCCCTCTACCCACTGGACACTGGAGTGTACTGGTGTGAGTCTGCAGCAGGGGGGTGCAGCGACGCCGCTAACATCACTGTGACCG GAGGCTCGGTGATCCTGGAGAGTCCTGTCCATCCTGTGATGGAGGGGGACGCCGTCACTCTGCGCTGCACAACCAGCAGGACTTCCTCCTCCAACCTCACAGCAGATTTCTACAAAGATGGCCTCCTCATCGGCAGCAGCTCTGCGGGGATCATGACCATCCACAGCGTCTCTGCCTCTGATGAAGGACTCTACATGTGTAACGTCTCTGAAGCAGGACGGTCACCGGACAGCTGGCTGGCCGTCAGAG CAGGGCGTCCTCCTCCGCCCAACTCCTCCCTCAGACACATTCTGCTTCCTGTGGTGGTCGCATGCCTCTCTCTGGTCTTGCTCATGCTGCTGTGCCTCTGGAGGAGCCACAAAG GTAAAGTCGACCCCGACATCTCGTACACTGACGTCATCAtcacacaggaagtgcagcCGCAGAGGGTCAGAG ACGTGGAAGCTTCGCTGACCTTCTACTCAACAGTGAAACCAGGGAACACCTGA
- the LOC139351147 gene encoding myelin-oligodendrocyte glycoprotein-like isoform X2 — MVHVWDFVLGVIFPLWTLTWSTVAGTFNEGQPRVVGAFQPIIAVVGDDVILPCHLEPPLNMEETTVEWSKPDLKPDPSDRLSRVEYVHLRRSWDDISDMQMQAYVGRTELFPDQLKYGNISLKITNVTLADGGRYKCHVPKLQSQVKESIVELVVETNSVKTWTTGTTLHPENLQTPDPRKETNVKGGRSHLVLLIPAFLFVLSIIVFLLRHNWKRHNPLKYDDALCKPLPA, encoded by the exons ATGGTTCACGTGTGGGACTTCGTGCTCGGTGTGATTTTTCCACTCTGGACATTAACTTGGAGTACGGTGGCCGGTACGTTCAATGAAG GTCAGCCTCGTGTCGTTGGGGCATTCCAGCCAATCATTGCTGTTGTGggtgatgatgtcatcctgcCATGCCACCTGGAGCCCCCATTAAACATGGAGGAGACGACAGTCGAGTGGTCCAAGCCCGATCTCAAGCCCGACCCCTCCGATCGCCTCAGTCGGGTCGAGTACGTGCACCTTCGCAGGAGCTGGGACGACATCTCCGACATGCAGATGCAAGCGTACGTCGGGAGGACAGAACTGTTTCCAGACCAGCTGAAATACGGAAACATATCACTCAAGATCACGAATGTGACGCTGGCAGATGGAGGCAGATACAAATGCCACGTCCCAAAGTTACAAAGCCAAGTGAAGGAGTCAATAGTGGAACTTGTTGTTG AAACAAACTCTGTTAAAACGTGGACAACAGGAACGACACTGCATCCCGAAAACCTCCAAACTCCAGATCCAAGAAAGGAGACGAATGTTAAAG GTGGTCGCTCACATCTGGTCTTACTGATTCCagctttcctctttgtcttATCAATCATCGTATTTTTACTGCGACACAACTGGAAACGACACAAC CCTCTGAAGTATGATGACGCCCTGTGCAAACCACTTCCAGCCTAA
- the LOC139351147 gene encoding myelin-oligodendrocyte glycoprotein-like isoform X1 has translation MVHVWDFVLGVIFPLWTLTWSTVAGTFNEGQPRVVGAFQPIIAVVGDDVILPCHLEPPLNMEETTVEWSKPDLKPDPSDRLSRVEYVHLRRSWDDISDMQMQAYVGRTELFPDQLKYGNISLKITNVTLADGGRYKCHVPKLQSQVKESIVELVVETNSVKTWTTGTTLHPENLQTPDPRKETNVKGGRSHLVLLIPAFLFVLSIIVFLLRHNWKRHNVSKTQTQPLVASYRPLFERQRTDYETSVNCPSSL, from the exons ATGGTTCACGTGTGGGACTTCGTGCTCGGTGTGATTTTTCCACTCTGGACATTAACTTGGAGTACGGTGGCCGGTACGTTCAATGAAG GTCAGCCTCGTGTCGTTGGGGCATTCCAGCCAATCATTGCTGTTGTGggtgatgatgtcatcctgcCATGCCACCTGGAGCCCCCATTAAACATGGAGGAGACGACAGTCGAGTGGTCCAAGCCCGATCTCAAGCCCGACCCCTCCGATCGCCTCAGTCGGGTCGAGTACGTGCACCTTCGCAGGAGCTGGGACGACATCTCCGACATGCAGATGCAAGCGTACGTCGGGAGGACAGAACTGTTTCCAGACCAGCTGAAATACGGAAACATATCACTCAAGATCACGAATGTGACGCTGGCAGATGGAGGCAGATACAAATGCCACGTCCCAAAGTTACAAAGCCAAGTGAAGGAGTCAATAGTGGAACTTGTTGTTG AAACAAACTCTGTTAAAACGTGGACAACAGGAACGACACTGCATCCCGAAAACCTCCAAACTCCAGATCCAAGAAAGGAGACGAATGTTAAAG GTGGTCGCTCACATCTGGTCTTACTGATTCCagctttcctctttgtcttATCAATCATCGTATTTTTACTGCGACACAACTGGAAACGACACAACGTGAGTAAGACGCAAACTCAGCCTCTCGTAGCTTCATACCGGCCTCTTTTTGAGAGACAGCGCACTGATTATGAAACTTCTGTTAACTGTCCCTCCAGCCTCTGA